From Corynebacterium frankenforstense DSM 45800, the proteins below share one genomic window:
- the folC gene encoding bifunctional tetrahydrofolate synthase/dihydrofolate synthase, which produces MLAGEALTAEELHRLEEAEENLGAGADASAGVHLDETGLSLPIDMAEEAGPAEDVAIEEPVTEEDLAALAEVEAELNRRWPETKIDPTLERVEALMDLLGSPQNAYPVILVAGTNGKTSVVRMVESLLRAFHRRTGRTTSPHLQQVTERIAIDGVPVHPRRYVETWREIEPYVEMVDERFGVPMSKFEVLTAMAYAAFADAPVDVGVVEVGMGGRWDATNVVSAQVAVVMPVGLDHTQYLGDTVAEIAGEKAGIIKSRWDADDLLTPPDNIAVLAEQEPEAMEVLLRRTVEVDAAVARAGVEFGVESAGVAVGGQTLTIRGLAGEYTDIFLPLSGEHQARNAAVALAAVEAFFGAGAGRQLDQDTVRRGFAQVTSPGRLERVRSTPTTFIDAAHNPHGARALGAALERDFDFRRLIGVVGILADKDVRGILTELEPHLSEIVCTANTSPRALDAESLAEIAREIFGEERVHVAAALPGAVELAFELAEDADIQSGSGVIVTGSVVTAGEARTLFGKEPA; this is translated from the coding sequence ATGCTCGCCGGAGAGGCGCTGACCGCCGAGGAGCTGCACCGCCTGGAGGAGGCCGAGGAGAACCTCGGCGCCGGGGCCGACGCCTCGGCCGGTGTGCACCTCGACGAGACGGGCCTGAGCCTGCCGATCGACATGGCCGAGGAGGCCGGTCCCGCCGAGGACGTCGCCATCGAGGAACCCGTCACCGAGGAGGACCTCGCCGCCCTGGCCGAGGTCGAGGCCGAGCTCAACCGGCGCTGGCCGGAGACGAAGATCGACCCGACCCTCGAGCGCGTCGAGGCCCTGATGGACCTGCTGGGCTCGCCCCAGAACGCCTACCCGGTCATCCTCGTCGCCGGCACCAACGGCAAGACCTCCGTGGTGCGCATGGTCGAGTCGCTGCTGCGCGCCTTCCACCGCCGCACCGGGCGCACCACCAGCCCGCACCTGCAGCAGGTCACCGAGCGCATCGCCATCGACGGCGTGCCCGTGCACCCGCGCCGCTACGTGGAGACGTGGCGGGAGATCGAACCCTACGTCGAGATGGTCGACGAGCGCTTCGGGGTGCCGATGAGCAAGTTCGAGGTGCTCACCGCCATGGCCTACGCGGCCTTCGCGGACGCGCCGGTGGACGTCGGCGTCGTCGAGGTCGGCATGGGCGGGCGCTGGGACGCCACCAACGTCGTCTCCGCCCAGGTCGCCGTCGTCATGCCCGTCGGCCTGGACCACACCCAGTACCTCGGCGACACCGTCGCCGAGATCGCCGGGGAGAAGGCCGGGATCATCAAGTCCCGCTGGGACGCCGACGACCTGCTGACCCCGCCGGACAACATCGCGGTCCTCGCCGAGCAGGAGCCCGAGGCGATGGAGGTGCTGCTGCGCCGCACCGTCGAGGTCGACGCCGCCGTCGCCCGCGCGGGCGTCGAGTTCGGCGTGGAGTCCGCCGGCGTGGCCGTCGGCGGGCAGACCCTGACCATCCGGGGCCTGGCCGGCGAGTACACCGACATCTTCCTGCCCCTGTCCGGCGAGCACCAGGCGCGCAACGCCGCGGTCGCCCTGGCCGCCGTCGAGGCGTTCTTCGGCGCCGGCGCCGGCCGCCAGCTCGACCAGGACACGGTGCGCCGCGGCTTCGCCCAGGTCACCTCGCCGGGTCGCCTCGAGCGGGTGCGCTCGACGCCGACGACCTTCATCGACGCCGCGCACAACCCGCACGGCGCGCGTGCCCTGGGCGCGGCCCTCGAGCGCGACTTCGACTTCCGCCGCCTCATCGGTGTCGTCGGCATCCTGGCGGACAAGGACGTCCGCGGGATCCTCACCGAGCTCGAGCCGCACCTCAGCGAGATCGTGTGCACGGCCAACACCTCGCCGCGCGCGCTGGACGCCGAGTCGCTGGCGGAGATCGCCCGCGAGATCTTCGGCGAGGAGCGCGTGCACGTCGCCGCGGCCCTGCCCGGGGCGGTAGAGTTGGCCTTCGAACTGGCCGAGGACGCCGACATCCAGTCCGGCTCCGGCGTCATCGTCACCGGCTCGGTGGTCACCGCCGGTGAGGCCCGCACCCTCTTCGGAAAGGAGCCCGCGTGA
- a CDS encoding thioesterase family protein — protein MADESFFVRTGAHTFEPTAHAGGAWSDEDHHFAPLAGLLVHEMENAQRAGAPGQLARVSFDILGRLPFTGFEVAVEVVRPGRTIELVQATMTSGDRPVLTARAWYLAAFDSSAGAGVEEAPIEPPHAGEERDMTATWPGGFIAQIVSRQVSTPRPGASTTWITSPNTLVAGEDSHDVAEFIARVDAANGVAPRGEPGEWAFPNVDLTVHLFRRPDPQWTGLDTTVSWGPDGVGLTSSVLHDVHGPVGRANQCLTVRRA, from the coding sequence ATGGCAGACGAATCGTTCTTCGTGCGCACCGGCGCGCACACCTTCGAGCCGACCGCGCACGCCGGCGGCGCCTGGTCCGACGAGGACCACCACTTCGCCCCGCTGGCCGGGCTGCTCGTCCACGAGATGGAGAACGCGCAGCGTGCGGGCGCGCCGGGCCAGCTCGCGCGCGTGAGCTTCGACATCCTCGGGCGCCTGCCGTTCACCGGCTTCGAGGTCGCCGTCGAGGTGGTCCGACCCGGGCGCACCATCGAGCTGGTGCAGGCGACCATGACAAGCGGGGACCGCCCGGTGCTCACCGCGCGGGCCTGGTACCTGGCGGCCTTCGACTCGAGCGCGGGCGCCGGGGTCGAGGAGGCGCCGATCGAGCCGCCGCACGCCGGAGAGGAACGCGACATGACGGCCACCTGGCCGGGCGGGTTCATCGCCCAGATCGTCTCCCGGCAGGTCTCCACGCCGCGGCCGGGTGCGTCGACGACGTGGATCACCTCGCCGAACACGCTGGTGGCCGGGGAGGACAGCCACGACGTCGCCGAGTTCATCGCCCGCGTCGACGCGGCCAACGGTGTGGCCCCGCGCGGTGAGCCCGGCGAGTGGGCGTTCCCGAACGTGGACCTGACCGTGCACCTCTTCCGGCGCCCGGACCCGCAGTGGACGGGGCTGGACACCACGGTCTCCTGGGGCCCGGACGGGGTGGGGCTGACCAGCTCGGTGCTGCACGACGTCCACGGGCCGGTCGGCCGGGCCAACCAGTGCCTGACGGTGCGCAGGGCGTGA
- a CDS encoding valine--tRNA ligase, which yields MTDQNAAHTDNRADLLPKSWDPKEHEAELYQRWQDRGYFHADPASDKPAFSIVLPPPNVTGQLHMGHALDHTLMDGLARRKRMQGFEVLWLPGMDHAGIATQSKVEGMLAETEGKTRHDYTREEFVEKVWEWKEQYGGRILEQMRAIGDSVDWERERFTLDDGLSRAVQTIFKELYDRGMIYRANRLVNWSPELRTAVSDIEVTYKDVEGELVSFRYGSLNDDEPHIIVATTRIETMLGDVAVAVHPDDERYTDMVGQTFPHPFRDDLTLTVIADDYVDPEFGTGAVKITPAHDPNDYAMGLRHDLPMPQVIDEDGKINGTGTRFDGLTREEAREAIREALREQGRIVKEVRPYVHSVGHSERSGEPIEPRLSLQWFVKVDELAKMAGDAVRSGDTTIHPKNLEPRYFDWVDDMHDWTISRQLWWGHRIPIWYGPADAEGNREMVCCGPDDTPPEGWEQDPDVLDTWFSSALWPFSTMGWPDSTPELAKFYPTSVLVTAYDILFFWVARMMMFGTFAAKITPEILGEGAESRPQIPFTDLFLHGLVRDEKGRKMSKSLGNGIDPMDWVERYGADALRFTLARGANPGVDLPVGEDHAQSSRNFATKLFNAARFALMNGAHVDLLPDRDVLTDADRWILDRLEEVRGRVDAYFDDYQFAKANEELYHFAWDEFCDWYLEIAKTQIPRDGANVVGENTKIVLGRVLDVLLRLLHPAMPFVTEVLWTALTGEESLMTASWPGVADTNGGATTDEVAARRIADAQTLITEIRRFRSDQGVKPSQKVPARLDFAAADLADQEDLIRSLARVEAPGEDFDASASVEVRLNQATVEVALDTSGTVDKAAERKRLEKELAKAEKELETTGKKLDNPNFVDKAPEKVVNGIRERRVIAEEEVARIRQRLEAMN from the coding sequence GTGACTGACCAGAACGCCGCACACACCGACAACCGCGCCGACCTGCTGCCCAAGAGCTGGGACCCCAAGGAGCACGAGGCCGAGCTCTACCAGCGCTGGCAGGACCGCGGTTACTTCCACGCCGACCCCGCCAGCGACAAGCCGGCGTTCTCCATCGTGCTGCCGCCGCCGAACGTCACCGGCCAGCTGCACATGGGCCACGCGCTGGACCACACCCTCATGGACGGCCTGGCCCGCCGCAAGCGCATGCAGGGCTTCGAGGTGCTCTGGCTGCCCGGCATGGACCACGCCGGCATCGCCACCCAGTCCAAGGTCGAGGGCATGCTCGCCGAGACCGAGGGCAAGACCCGCCACGACTACACCCGTGAGGAGTTCGTGGAGAAGGTCTGGGAGTGGAAGGAGCAGTACGGCGGGCGCATCCTCGAGCAGATGCGCGCCATCGGCGACTCCGTCGACTGGGAGCGCGAGCGCTTCACCCTCGACGACGGCCTGTCGCGCGCCGTGCAGACCATCTTCAAGGAGCTCTACGACCGCGGCATGATCTACCGGGCCAACCGCCTGGTCAACTGGTCGCCCGAGCTGCGCACCGCCGTCAGCGACATCGAGGTCACCTACAAGGACGTCGAGGGCGAGCTGGTCAGCTTCCGCTACGGCTCGCTCAACGACGACGAGCCGCACATCATCGTCGCCACCACGCGTATCGAGACGATGCTCGGCGACGTCGCCGTCGCCGTCCACCCGGACGACGAGCGCTACACCGACATGGTCGGCCAGACCTTCCCGCACCCCTTCCGCGACGACCTGACGCTGACCGTCATCGCCGACGACTACGTCGACCCCGAGTTCGGCACCGGCGCCGTCAAGATCACCCCGGCCCACGACCCGAACGACTACGCGATGGGCCTGCGCCACGACCTGCCCATGCCGCAGGTCATCGACGAGGACGGCAAGATCAACGGCACCGGCACCCGCTTCGACGGGCTGACCCGCGAGGAGGCCCGCGAGGCGATCCGCGAGGCGCTGCGCGAGCAGGGGCGCATCGTCAAGGAGGTCCGCCCCTACGTCCACTCCGTCGGCCACTCCGAGCGCTCCGGCGAGCCGATCGAGCCGCGCCTGTCGCTGCAGTGGTTCGTCAAGGTCGACGAGCTGGCCAAGATGGCCGGCGACGCGGTGCGCTCCGGCGACACCACCATCCACCCGAAGAACCTCGAGCCGCGCTACTTCGACTGGGTCGACGACATGCACGACTGGACGATCTCGCGCCAGCTGTGGTGGGGCCACCGCATCCCGATCTGGTACGGCCCGGCCGACGCCGAGGGCAACCGCGAGATGGTCTGCTGCGGACCCGACGACACCCCGCCGGAGGGCTGGGAGCAGGACCCGGACGTCCTGGACACCTGGTTCTCCTCGGCCCTGTGGCCCTTCTCCACGATGGGCTGGCCGGACTCCACCCCGGAGCTGGCGAAGTTCTACCCGACCTCCGTGCTGGTCACCGCCTACGACATCCTGTTCTTCTGGGTGGCCCGCATGATGATGTTCGGCACCTTCGCCGCCAAGATCACCCCGGAGATCCTCGGCGAGGGCGCGGAGTCCCGCCCGCAGATCCCGTTCACCGACCTCTTCCTGCACGGCCTGGTCCGCGACGAGAAGGGCCGCAAGATGTCGAAGTCGCTGGGCAACGGCATCGACCCGATGGACTGGGTCGAGCGCTACGGCGCCGACGCCCTGCGCTTCACCCTGGCCCGCGGCGCCAACCCCGGCGTCGACCTGCCGGTGGGCGAGGACCACGCGCAGAGCTCCCGCAACTTCGCCACCAAGCTCTTCAACGCCGCGCGCTTCGCCCTGATGAACGGCGCGCACGTCGACCTGCTGCCGGACCGCGACGTGCTCACCGACGCCGACCGCTGGATCCTCGACCGCCTCGAGGAGGTCCGCGGCCGCGTCGACGCCTACTTCGACGACTACCAGTTCGCCAAGGCCAACGAGGAGCTCTACCACTTCGCCTGGGACGAGTTCTGCGACTGGTACCTCGAGATCGCCAAGACCCAGATCCCGCGCGACGGCGCCAACGTCGTCGGCGAGAACACCAAGATCGTCCTGGGCCGCGTCCTCGACGTGCTGCTCCGCCTGCTGCACCCGGCCATGCCGTTCGTCACCGAGGTGCTCTGGACCGCGCTGACCGGCGAGGAGTCGCTGATGACTGCCTCCTGGCCGGGCGTGGCCGACACCAACGGCGGTGCGACCACCGACGAGGTCGCCGCCCGCCGCATCGCCGACGCGCAGACCCTGATCACCGAGATCCGGCGCTTCCGCTCCGACCAGGGCGTCAAGCCCTCCCAGAAGGTGCCCGCCCGCCTCGACTTCGCGGCGGCCGACCTGGCCGACCAGGAGGACCTGATCCGCTCCCTGGCCCGCGTCGAGGCCCCGGGCGAGGACTTCGACGCCTCCGCCTCGGTCGAGGTGCGCCTCAACCAGGCCACCGTCGAGGTCGCGCTGGACACCTCCGGCACCGTCGACAAGGCCGCCGAGCGCAAGCGCCTGGAGAAGGAGCTGGCCAAGGCCGAGAAGGAGCTCGAGACCACGGGCAAGAAACTCGACAACCCCAACTTCGTGGACAAGGCCCCCGAGAAGGTGGTCAACGGCATCCGTGAGCGCCGCGTGATCGCCGAGGAGGAGGTCGCCCGCATCCGTCAGCGTCTGGAGGCGATGAACTGA
- a CDS encoding DUF4233 domain-containing protein, translated as MSDRPANETAGVEYGPLGPGHAPEKDPLKGLRGVMAGTLVMEAISFALVLTVILRVDGGAYWTTVNWVSVTVLSLAFLVLAFLQRYSWAITATVVLQVVALAGFLIHPSMGIVALLFIAVWAYILYLRSNLIERMRRGLLTTQHM; from the coding sequence GTGAGCGACAGGCCCGCGAACGAGACCGCCGGGGTCGAGTACGGCCCGCTGGGCCCGGGGCACGCCCCGGAGAAGGACCCGCTCAAGGGCCTGCGCGGCGTGATGGCCGGCACCCTGGTCATGGAGGCGATCAGCTTCGCGCTGGTGCTCACCGTCATCCTGCGCGTCGACGGGGGCGCCTACTGGACCACCGTCAACTGGGTATCGGTGACGGTGCTCTCGCTGGCCTTCCTGGTGCTGGCCTTTCTGCAGCGGTACAGCTGGGCGATCACTGCCACTGTGGTGCTGCAGGTCGTAGCCCTGGCGGGCTTCCTCATCCACCCGTCGATGGGCATCGTCGCCCTGCTGTTCATCGCCGTGTGGGCCTACATCCTCTACCTGCGCTCCAACCTCATCGAGCGTATGCGCCGTGGGCTGTTGACCACCCAGCACATGTAG
- a CDS encoding MFS transporter: MTDSSMKREENKAQNPGAHLPAVAKHDPKWVSVVGTSRRYNRNLMLVVLLIALAMSLIQVSSVNVALSSIATATGASSTELQWILSGYALAIGVALVPSGRLGDLIGRAELFTAGMVLFTLASTACGLVSHAGVLNVLRVLQGLAAGVFSPQITGIIQQYFRGQARAKAFALFGFVISVSVALGPVMAGVLIQLLGGQTGWRSTFLINLPLGVAGVVAALMWLPFGAERRRRDAGKGSHLVARRIDLDPVGTVLLVLTVVMIMLPFVTRNHPMVWLLLPAALFTGACWILWERRYAARGKDPMVDLRLFTLSSFSYCNAVAALQFLGITSVFALVAIYLQQGLGRSALLAGVIGLPNAAFSAVSSLWSGRYAINYGRGLQVFAVGMMALGVTLAAGAAFMVPQGWSVWWLAVGFGVQGVGQGMMASVNQTQAMLDVPPAQGGVAGGVTQTVQRITTAIGNAMMTGIFFALAAGAGGAAVGAAESVRAWSDAIAVAYLTIGAIMVVCLGVAVAYWRTGRRGGSHQAVTVRAE; encoded by the coding sequence GTGACTGATTCGTCGATGAAGAGGGAAGAAAACAAGGCACAGAACCCGGGTGCGCATCTGCCGGCGGTGGCCAAGCACGACCCGAAGTGGGTCAGCGTGGTGGGCACCTCGCGGCGGTACAACCGCAATCTCATGCTCGTGGTGCTGCTGATCGCGCTGGCGATGTCGCTGATCCAGGTAAGCTCCGTCAACGTGGCGCTCAGCTCGATCGCCACGGCCACGGGGGCGTCCTCCACGGAGCTGCAGTGGATCCTGTCCGGCTACGCGCTGGCCATCGGTGTCGCGCTGGTGCCGTCGGGGCGTCTGGGTGACCTGATCGGGCGTGCGGAGCTGTTCACGGCGGGCATGGTGTTGTTCACGCTGGCCTCCACGGCCTGCGGCCTGGTCAGCCACGCGGGCGTCCTCAACGTGCTGCGCGTGCTGCAGGGGCTGGCCGCGGGCGTGTTCTCCCCGCAGATCACCGGCATCATCCAGCAGTACTTCCGCGGCCAGGCGCGCGCGAAGGCCTTCGCGCTCTTCGGCTTCGTCATCTCGGTCTCCGTGGCGCTCGGCCCGGTGATGGCCGGCGTGCTCATCCAGCTGCTCGGCGGGCAGACCGGCTGGCGCTCGACGTTCCTGATCAACCTGCCGCTGGGTGTCGCCGGCGTGGTCGCGGCCCTGATGTGGCTGCCCTTCGGCGCGGAGCGGCGCCGCCGCGACGCGGGCAAGGGCTCGCACCTGGTGGCCCGGCGCATCGACCTGGACCCGGTGGGCACCGTGCTGCTGGTGCTCACGGTCGTGATGATCATGCTGCCCTTCGTCACCCGCAACCACCCGATGGTCTGGCTGCTGCTGCCGGCGGCCCTGTTCACCGGCGCCTGCTGGATCCTCTGGGAGCGCCGCTACGCCGCGCGCGGCAAGGACCCGATGGTGGACCTGCGGCTGTTCACGCTGAGCTCCTTCAGCTACTGCAACGCGGTGGCCGCCCTGCAGTTTCTGGGCATCACCTCGGTCTTCGCCCTGGTGGCCATCTACCTGCAGCAGGGCCTGGGCCGCTCGGCGCTGCTGGCCGGTGTCATCGGCCTGCCCAACGCGGCGTTCTCCGCGGTCTCCTCGCTGTGGTCCGGCAGGTACGCCATCAACTACGGCCGCGGCCTGCAGGTCTTCGCCGTGGGCATGATGGCCCTCGGCGTGACGCTGGCCGCGGGTGCGGCCTTCATGGTCCCGCAGGGCTGGTCGGTGTGGTGGCTGGCCGTCGGTTTCGGCGTGCAGGGCGTCGGCCAGGGCATGATGGCCTCGGTCAACCAGACCCAGGCGATGCTCGACGTCCCGCCGGCCCAGGGCGGCGTGGCCGGCGGTGTGACCCAGACGGTGCAGCGCATCACCACCGCCATCGGCAACGCGATGATGACGGGCATCTTCTTCGCGCTGGCCGCCGGCGCGGGCGGCGCCGCGGTGGGCGCGGCCGAGTCCGTGCGCGCCTGGTCCGACGCGATCGCGGTGGCCTACCTGACCATCGGCGCGATCATGGTGGTCTGCCTGGGCGTGGCCGTGGCCTACTGGCGCACCGGCCGCCGCGGCGGCAGCCACCAGGCCGTCACCGTCCGGGCGGAGTAG
- a CDS encoding purple acid phosphatase family protein, which translates to MTLISPISGRRVTAGVTAVTLALGLAVVPAEAQEGSSGLPHRAEDLMITPGPDETSLNLSWRSSGTGTEYVQIAPAGEDLEAAEQVPAEQKLNSRVGQSRKATVTGLEPETAYTYRVGSDDAGWSEPAEYTTEAFDGAWNFLYVGDPQIGASGDAAADGEQWRRTMDTMTAAHPDASWLLSGGDQVNQFSFDEYDEFHSPGQLRSLPTTTIMGNHEVFAPQLFDEQFNVPNRAADARNYYFEHNNALVVALDSNAIGPQIQRNVDYLRQTVTEHGADKDWVIVTYHHAPFSQGYHYFDPDVTAQREAYAPVLSELGVDLVLSGHDHIHTRTHLMEGLEPVVPEEAAGPGDVLHPEEGQTVYLTGSSSTGSKFYDLAGPTRADRHEGITREEAAEQGLPHESTAWWDQDYTPDYSSVEVDGETLKVTTRNVADGSLVDEFTLDRSGAPDEPGDGDDGDQPGHDGSSGSSEGGAIAAGVLGGLTLFGLLGALIAVLGQPGTLADVDARTRDFLTRLGVI; encoded by the coding sequence ATGACTCTGATTTCCCCCATCTCCGGGCGCCGCGTGACCGCCGGCGTCACCGCGGTCACCCTCGCCCTCGGCCTCGCCGTCGTCCCCGCCGAAGCGCAGGAGGGCTCCAGCGGGCTGCCGCACCGCGCCGAGGACCTGATGATCACCCCCGGTCCCGACGAGACCAGCCTGAACCTGTCCTGGCGCAGCTCCGGCACCGGCACCGAGTACGTGCAGATCGCCCCGGCCGGCGAGGACCTCGAGGCGGCCGAGCAGGTCCCCGCCGAGCAGAAGCTGAACTCGCGGGTCGGCCAGTCGCGCAAGGCCACCGTCACCGGGCTCGAGCCCGAGACCGCCTACACCTACCGCGTGGGCAGCGACGACGCCGGCTGGAGCGAGCCGGCCGAGTACACCACCGAGGCCTTCGACGGCGCCTGGAACTTCCTCTACGTGGGCGACCCGCAGATCGGCGCGAGCGGCGACGCCGCCGCCGACGGCGAGCAGTGGCGCCGCACCATGGACACGATGACCGCCGCGCACCCGGACGCCTCCTGGCTGCTCTCCGGCGGCGACCAGGTCAACCAGTTCAGCTTCGACGAGTACGACGAGTTCCACAGCCCGGGGCAGCTGCGCAGCCTGCCGACGACGACGATCATGGGCAACCACGAGGTCTTCGCCCCGCAGCTCTTCGACGAGCAGTTCAACGTGCCCAACCGGGCCGCCGACGCGCGCAACTACTACTTCGAGCACAACAACGCGCTCGTCGTCGCGCTCGACTCCAACGCCATTGGCCCCCAGATCCAGCGCAACGTCGACTACCTGCGCCAGACCGTCACCGAGCACGGCGCGGACAAGGACTGGGTCATCGTGACCTACCACCACGCGCCGTTCAGCCAGGGCTACCACTACTTCGACCCGGACGTCACCGCCCAGCGCGAGGCCTACGCGCCGGTGCTCTCCGAGCTCGGCGTGGACCTGGTGCTCAGCGGCCACGACCACATCCACACCCGCACCCACCTGATGGAGGGCCTGGAGCCGGTGGTCCCGGAGGAGGCCGCCGGCCCCGGCGACGTGCTGCACCCCGAGGAGGGCCAGACGGTCTACCTGACCGGCAGCTCCTCGACCGGCTCGAAGTTCTACGACCTGGCCGGGCCGACCCGCGCCGACCGCCACGAGGGGATCACCCGCGAGGAGGCCGCCGAGCAGGGACTGCCGCACGAGTCGACCGCCTGGTGGGACCAGGACTACACCCCCGACTACAGCAGCGTCGAGGTCGACGGCGAGACGCTGAAGGTGACCACCCGCAACGTCGCCGACGGCTCGCTCGTCGACGAGTTCACCCTCGACCGCTCCGGTGCGCCGGACGAGCCGGGCGACGGGGACGACGGGGACCAGCCGGGCCACGACGGTTCCTCCGGTTCCTCCGAGGGCGGGGCCATCGCGGCCGGCGTGCTCGGCGGGCTCACCCTGTTCGGGCTGCTGGGCGCGCTCATCGCGGTCCTCGGCCAGCCCGGCACACTGGCCGACGTCGACGCCCGCACCCGCGACTTCCTCACCCGCCTGGGCGTGATCTAG
- a CDS encoding Hsp70 family protein, with amino-acid sequence MRFGVDFGTTRTVAAVVDRGNYPVVPVVDPAGDSHDYLPSVVALDGAGGLLTGWEAVFSESTAQARSFKRLLGGEHATGQTPVRIGSTTRPLGEVLAAFAADVIATLRAHQRLAGEPEDAAPEIMLGVPAHAGSAQRLLTIDAFARAGAEVIGLVNEPSAAAFEYTHRHGTTLNSRRSSVIVYDLGGGTFDATLLRIDGRVHHVEHSLGVNRLGGDDFDEVLLDRALGIAGRDGDALGRRVRTRLLEEARTAKEQIKPQTRRIVLDLGEGDDEDVAVVPVKDFYARATPLVERTLEVLAPIVGTDETLTDTDIAGVYLVGGASALPLVPRMLRERFGRRVHRSPLPTASTAVGLAIAADPDSDYALRDRMARGIGVFRETDAGRAVSFDPLVAPGLEADEDGFVRVTRRYRAAHNVGVFRYVEYSALDAENGTPGDLSLLAEVTVPFDPALAGADAAQLARVRVERRADGPGPLVEETVTVDPDGIATVRIAVEGVDGVVEATVGR; translated from the coding sequence ATGAGATTCGGGGTCGATTTCGGAACCACCCGCACCGTCGCCGCCGTCGTGGACCGCGGCAACTATCCCGTCGTCCCCGTCGTGGACCCGGCGGGCGACTCACACGACTACCTGCCCTCCGTGGTCGCCCTCGACGGCGCCGGCGGGCTGCTCACCGGCTGGGAGGCCGTCTTCTCGGAGTCGACGGCCCAGGCGCGCTCCTTCAAGCGGCTGCTCGGCGGGGAGCACGCCACCGGGCAGACCCCGGTGCGCATCGGCTCGACCACCCGCCCGCTCGGCGAGGTGCTCGCCGCCTTCGCCGCGGACGTCATCGCCACGCTGCGCGCCCACCAGCGACTCGCCGGTGAGCCGGAGGACGCCGCGCCCGAGATCATGCTCGGTGTGCCCGCCCACGCCGGCAGCGCGCAGCGCCTGCTGACCATCGACGCCTTCGCGCGCGCGGGCGCCGAGGTCATCGGCCTGGTCAACGAGCCCTCGGCCGCCGCGTTCGAGTACACCCACCGCCACGGCACCACGCTCAACAGCCGGCGCAGCTCCGTGATCGTCTACGACCTCGGCGGCGGCACCTTCGACGCGACGCTGCTGCGTATCGACGGCCGCGTCCACCACGTCGAGCACTCCCTCGGCGTCAACCGCCTCGGCGGCGACGACTTCGACGAGGTGCTGCTCGATCGCGCCCTCGGGATCGCCGGCCGCGACGGCGACGCGCTGGGCCGCCGCGTGCGCACCCGCCTGCTCGAGGAGGCGCGCACCGCCAAGGAGCAGATCAAGCCGCAGACCCGCCGCATCGTGCTCGACCTGGGCGAGGGCGACGACGAGGACGTCGCGGTGGTGCCCGTCAAGGACTTCTACGCCCGGGCCACCCCGCTGGTGGAGCGCACCCTCGAGGTGCTCGCCCCGATCGTCGGCACCGACGAGACGCTCACGGACACCGACATCGCCGGCGTCTACCTCGTCGGCGGCGCCAGCGCGCTGCCCCTGGTGCCGCGCATGCTGCGCGAGCGCTTCGGCCGGCGTGTGCACCGCTCCCCGCTGCCGACGGCCTCGACCGCGGTGGGCCTGGCCATCGCCGCCGACCCGGACTCCGACTACGCCCTGCGCGACCGCATGGCCCGCGGCATCGGCGTCTTCCGCGAGACCGACGCCGGCCGCGCGGTCAGCTTCGACCCGCTGGTCGCCCCGGGCCTGGAGGCCGACGAGGACGGCTTCGTGCGCGTGACCCGCCGCTACCGCGCCGCGCACAACGTCGGCGTCTTCCGCTACGTGGAGTACTCCGCCCTCGACGCCGAAAACGGCACCCCCGGGGACCTGAGCCTCCTGGCCGAGGTCACCGTCCCCTTCGACCCGGCGCTCGCGGGTGCCGACGCCGCGCAGCTCGCCCGGGTGCGCGTCGAACGGCGCGCGGACGGACCCGGCCCCCTGGTCGAGGAGACCGTGACCGTCGACCCCGACGGCATCGCCACGGTGCGCATCGCCGTCGAGGGCGTCGACGGCGTGGTCGAGGCGACCGTCGGGCGCTGA
- the ndk gene encoding nucleoside-diphosphate kinase, translating into MTERTLILIKPDGVRRGLVGEIISRIEAKGLKLAALDLRVTDRETAEKHYEEHKDKPFFGELVDFITSAPLIAGVVEGERAIEAWRQLAGGTDPVSKATPGTIRGDFGLSVAENVVHGSDSPESAEREIGIWFPNL; encoded by the coding sequence ATGACTGAACGCACCCTCATCCTCATCAAGCCCGACGGCGTCCGGCGCGGCCTCGTCGGTGAGATCATCTCCCGTATCGAGGCCAAGGGCCTCAAGCTTGCCGCCCTCGACCTGCGCGTGACCGACCGCGAGACGGCCGAGAAGCACTACGAGGAGCACAAGGACAAGCCGTTCTTCGGCGAGCTGGTCGACTTCATCACCTCCGCGCCGCTGATCGCCGGCGTGGTCGAGGGCGAGCGCGCCATCGAGGCGTGGCGTCAGCTGGCCGGCGGCACCGACCCGGTATCCAAGGCCACCCCGGGCACCATCCGCGGCGACTTCGGCCTGTCCGTGGCCGAGAACGTCGTCCACGGCTCGGACTCCCCGGAGTCCGCCGAGCGCGAGATCGGCATCTGGTTCCCGAACCTCTGA